In Mycolicibacterium lutetiense, the sequence GCACGGCCACCGGTTCACCGGCTTGGTGCCGCTGCGCGATCCAGGCGGTCAACGCATCCAGATCGAGCCCGTCATCATGCAGGATCCGCTTGCCCGGAGCGAGGTAGTGCACACGTTGCCTCATTTCGGTAGGGCGATCTCCGGGCTGCAGGTCAGGCGTGGCATCGGTGACACCGGTGACGCCGTATCCCGCCAGGCGGGCGCTGAATTCGGCGATTGCGGCGGGTCTCCGTTCCAGCGCATCCGACCAGGTCCGGTCCGCGCTGCGCAGCCGCCCGTCGGGGTGATCACCCAAACCCAGCGCCGCGAGCCCTGGGGAATTGAGCGTCCACAACACGCCACTGCGATGTTGTACACGCACTGGGACATCGGGAACCAACCGATCCAGCGCGCGCCGGTCCAGCGGACCGGCCACCGCCTCGTGGTAACCGACGGCCCGGATCCAGCCGTCACCGCCCGCCACCGCGGAGGTCAATACCCCGGCCAGCGCAGCCTCATCGGCCACCTCCGCGGGACCGACGCGGACCGAATCATGCTCGGCCGCAGCCGAGTACACGTGCAGATGATGATCGTGCAACCCGGGAATCACCGTGCCGAAAGCAGCGTCGAACACGCGTTCACCGGGCTCGGGCTGCAATGATTCCGCCACCTGTTCGATGGTGTCGCCGACGCGGAGGTCGGCCACCGTCCCGTCGAGCAACGTCGCACGGCGAATCAGCATGAGGCATCGATCCGTTCCGCCACCAACCGGCGGACCGCCTCGTTGTCGGCTCCGAGTTCCCGGCCGGGCGCCCCCGCAGCGGGCCGCACCGGGATCACGTCGCTCTCTTCGCCGTTGGGCGAGCGGTATCCGGCGGCCACGGCCGCCATCGAGAATTCGATCAGCTCGCCGCCGCCACGTTCCCGCGATGCCACCACGGCGGCCGCGGCATGAAGCCCGGTGAGCGGGTCGGCTATGGCGTCACCGCTGAACACCGGTGTGCCCTCGCGGTATCCGACGAGACCACCCGATACCGCGGCGTCGTCACCGAAGGCCACCCAGCCGGCTTTCTCCCCGGCGGCGCCGTGCCCGGTGATGCGCAGCCAGATCCGTCCAGGCCGGGCTGCGACGGTGTCGGGCCCCAGCCCGCGCCGGCTCAACGCGGCCGGCCGGGAGGCCTCGATCACCACATCGGCCACATCCAGCAACAAAGCCAGATCCCGGGGATCGGCGAAATCGACCGCATACGAGAGTTTTCCACCGTTCATCCAGTCGAAGAACTCCGGCGCACCGGCGCGGGTCCCGTCCGGACGGCTCCAGCTCTCCACCTTCACCACAGTGGCCCCGACCCGGGCCAGCAGCTGTCCGCACAGGGGCCCGGCCCACATCGACGACAGGTCCGCCACCAGCATTCCGGCCGGCGAGCCGGCCCCGGTGGGTCCGAGAGCGCTCACCACCGGCGGCGCGGGGGCGGTTTCACCGAGCACGGCGACCGGCAGTCCGAGCAGACGGGCCCGTTCGGCCACCTCCGCGGCGGAGGTCACCGCCGCCCAGGCCCGGATCGCCGGCCAGGGGTCGGGTTCGGCCGTGTCCTCCTGCAGCAGTGCGGGAACAGCGGCGACGTCATCGGGGCGCGACAGCGTCAACGCACACCATCCATCGCGGGTGGCCAGCAGTCGCGTCGCCCCTCCCGCCGAGACAGTTTCCTGCGGTGCGATGTCCAACATTGCAGCGCGGCCGGTGAGCAGTTCGGTGGCATCGACCGCCACGCCGGTGCGCGCCGTGAAATCGTCGGCGACGCTCTGGGCCTGCTTCAGCAGGGCCAGAGGAATCGCCAACCGCGTCATCAGAACTGCAACGCGCTGAACCGCCAGTCCAGCACCTGGCGGTCGTCGCCATCGTCGGGTCCGCCGGCCGCGTACACCAGCGACCGCAGTTTGAGCACCCCGGCCTCGGCCGATTCCACATGTAGCTCGCTGAAGAGGGTGTCGCCCTCGTGCACCGGGCCGGTGTGATCGCAGGACTCCCAGCCCAGCACGGTCACCAGATTCGGCAACAATCGGCTGGCCTGGGCCAGAGCCAGCCCGATGGTGTGCCCGCCGTAGACCAGGCGCTTACCGCCGGCACGCCAATCATGATGGGTGGCAGCGATGTTCAGGGTCAGCCGGGCCAGCTCCGGGGCGCTGCTGACAACGTCGGCGGTGCTGTGCAGCACCGCCCCGACCAGTGCCGGGTCGAAATGCGGGCCGGGTACCCGGGTCCGGAACGCGTCGGCATCCCAACCGGCGGTGGGGTTCGGTGCAGTGGCGTCGGCCCCGATCATCGACAGATCGTCGGCATGCCCGGTGTCGATGTCGTCGCTGGACAACGGCAGCATCGCACAGCGGTAGAAGTCGAGAACTTTACGATCCCGCTGATCGACGGTGGTCATCCGCAGAGCTGCCAGTCCGGTGGCCGCCCGTCCAGGCTTCGTCGAATTCTGTTTGAGACCAACCACTTCGGTGCGGGTATACACGGTATCCCCGATCACCGGGCAGCGGTGGAACGCAAGCCCCCGGTAGAACAGGTTGGCCTTGACCCGCTGGGTGACCAGGGTGCTCTGGCCGATCGCGACATCACACACCAGCGCAGGGTGCGCCAGCGGACCCGACTCGCCGGTCACCGCGGTAGCAAGTTCGGCGTCCAGCGCCAGCCGCAGCCGGTCACCGAGGATCGCCTGATGGGTGGCCGCTGCGCCCGCCGTCAGCGTCATCGCCGGAGCGGAGTCAAAAACCTGACCGAGCTGCAGGTCGTCGAAATGCGGGCCACCAGTCACAACTGGCACTGTAGACCAGCCACCAGAAGCCGTTGCGAGCTAAAGCAGTAGATCAGCTGCCCGGCAGGTGCAGCCTGGTGAGCTCGCCGAGGTGCCGGCCGACATCGTCGAGGGCATCGGTCTTCTGAGCCGCGATCGCCATGATGATCGCCCCT encodes:
- a CDS encoding amidohydrolase family protein, which gives rise to MLIRRATLLDGTVADLRVGDTIEQVAESLQPEPGERVFDAAFGTVIPGLHDHHLHVYSAAAEHDSVRVGPAEVADEAALAGVLTSAVAGGDGWIRAVGYHEAVAGPLDRRALDRLVPDVPVRVQHRSGVLWTLNSPGLAALGLGDHPDGRLRSADRTWSDALERRPAAIAEFSARLAGYGVTGVTDATPDLQPGDRPTEMRQRVHYLAPGKRILHDDGLDLDALTAWIAQRHQAGEPVAVHCVTSAQLVVTIAALRAAGSHPADRIEHAAMVPQDCIADLVALGITVVTQPNFVAERGDQYRADVPAAEQDQLWRLATLLAADVPVALSTDAPFGAPDPWAAMRAAVHRRTPHGVVLNPVERISGRRALALFLGSAEDPVRPRRIAPGEPGDLCLLAGSPQRVVDALDADLVAATIVGGVVVFER
- a CDS encoding CoA transferase; translated protein: MTRLAIPLALLKQAQSVADDFTARTGVAVDATELLTGRAAMLDIAPQETVSAGGATRLLATRDGWCALTLSRPDDVAAVPALLQEDTAEPDPWPAIRAWAAVTSAAEVAERARLLGLPVAVLGETAPAPPVVSALGPTGAGSPAGMLVADLSSMWAGPLCGQLLARVGATVVKVESWSRPDGTRAGAPEFFDWMNGGKLSYAVDFADPRDLALLLDVADVVIEASRPAALSRRGLGPDTVAARPGRIWLRITGHGAAGEKAGWVAFGDDAAVSGGLVGYREGTPVFSGDAIADPLTGLHAAAAVVASRERGGGELIEFSMAAVAAGYRSPNGEESDVIPVRPAAGAPGRELGADNEAVRRLVAERIDASC
- a CDS encoding hotdog family protein; its protein translation is MTLTAGAAATHQAILGDRLRLALDAELATAVTGESGPLAHPALVCDVAIGQSTLVTQRVKANLFYRGLAFHRCPVIGDTVYTRTEVVGLKQNSTKPGRAATGLAALRMTTVDQRDRKVLDFYRCAMLPLSSDDIDTGHADDLSMIGADATAPNPTAGWDADAFRTRVPGPHFDPALVGAVLHSTADVVSSAPELARLTLNIAATHHDWRAGGKRLVYGGHTIGLALAQASRLLPNLVTVLGWESCDHTGPVHEGDTLFSELHVESAEAGVLKLRSLVYAAGGPDDGDDRQVLDWRFSALQF